In the Apis cerana isolate GH-2021 linkage group LG7, AcerK_1.0, whole genome shotgun sequence genome, AATTCGCTTCAAGTAATTTATCACTTCGATTCGGAATATGATATCGGGCAAATTTGTTTCGATAATTGATCAGATGTATAATTTCTAAACGTCGAATACGATCTATTAATACGGGCTGATTATAGTTTTGgatcaatgataaaattagCAGTTTTGTTCTTGAACGGTGAATGGATCGAGTTTGatagatgaaaatttatgacGCAGAGTAAATTGTGAGTACGTGCAAGAGATCAAGCTAACGTTTcgcaatattacaattatcttgataattaacattaattggccaatgaaaaattgattgattttaaatttttgcaatcaatactgatttttattgagatgtatttatataaaccgGTTATAAAATGTACAGTGTATAATTTACAGTGTAGTATTTATATActgattaatttacaattttatttcttttaataatacttttttatgacTGTATAAAAATCTGATGTTATGAAaataaggatatatatatcctataaTCTGCAATAACAAGTAATAAAGAATACATTAATCTatagatatttctaaaataatattaacaagaaTAAGATGtcattcttcgaaaaattaatctcgaaaTATAACCATGTTCGTAAATAAGTTCGAGGCAAGTATCTTTATCTCGTTACGATTAAACAAGCCTCACTTGATTGTACAAAAGCTGTAAAGTTTCCTATGGTACATATACAAAACCAACTTAAACAAGCTAATAGCGTATCTCAAAGCGCGTAAAATTCGATCTTTCTATgaccaaagaaaaaatacaataaagtgaagaaaaatttagaacaaATACCTATATTAGAATCTTAAgttaaattcaaatgaaatgtatacgaatattttaattattttttttataatatattttttattcgtgattACATTCATggatgcatttttttttttttttcattaaattctgaatatttcattttcatcgatttttcattgCTCTCGCAATTAAATCGAGGTAATCTCTAATTATTGCTGTGCACTGCACTTTCATTCATCCTTTTGTCACCTCGACAAAAGGAACATATAAAACGcttagaataagaataattacaatttgaacatttttttaaataaatttaaatataggttttcgcgaaaaatgtatctatgtaaaaaaaaatatattatctattaataattaacaggGTTGATACGTAAATTCAAAAGCATTCgtcgattgttttttttttttttcgttctatAGCGAATGAAAGAAACGGACGTAAAAATAGTAGccattttgttgaattttcgCTGCGAAACGGTCGTGGGAAATGTAAAAACGTTTCCTCGTTACATCCAAGCGTGGCCTCATCACGCAACAAATACCTTTTTTATCAACTGCATAgcgagaattaaatttttcccctACCCGTCGTGGTTTTTCTCGATTGCGACAAACGCGAAGAGGAACCACCAACAGTGGCGAACAGAGGGTAAAAATCACGCAACTTCTCTCTTctcaactgaaaaaaaaaaaaaaaagctgtgCATGCTTTTTATCTCAAGATCACTggctaaattttaattacgaacCCGAGGATCCCGGGATTCagagtatataatttttattatacgctCTTCACCGGCTTATTCCGTTGGTTGAGTGCCGGAACTGTCGAGTTGAGGAACTCGAATTTTATCATGTTACTCGTAGTTGATATAagggaaaaagagattttttttaacgggttttttttgatgatttatGAACGATTATCAAGTTTTTTTTGCGATATCTTATTCCACTGGTTGTGGATACAGATGGATGGTAAATACAGATGGAAAGTACAGAATTGAAAAACTCAGATTTCATACATGAtacatggaatttttttatgaattttttaatgtaattgtatGAATGgctattatcataaaatgatATCGTTGGGATActgaaataaagttaattctttttttaattctttgaattttcaattatacgtTAATAATCGTTAGTTAAAAATCAaggacaaaattgaaaaaaatattaatgtatattttttcattcatcctAAAGAATGCATCTGTACGATATTTAATCatgtctatattattatagcaataaaataataaaataaatctgaatctgcttttacaatttaatacaaaagtttaatttcgtatttgtataatttttgttcttatCCAGAAATTGCGctcaaaatgtattataaattcatttcatacattacaaaatttaattttactataatttcttcattaattatttttcaaaataaatttttataaaaacattttgatcTCGTATTTCGTTTgatattcgttatttattatcaacgaAGTTATGCTGGCAAAGaaggttattaaaaaaattgaattaaaatatcattaaatactgttaaattatcaatatattttaacaggCTATAATTACAAACGATAATGTCGATCATTAACAACATCCATTAACTTTCACGTTCCCAAATGCTAACGATTCAACGAACAAATCGATTTTCATCGATAATCCTTTAATTGAGCATTGATGTTCCTGTTTGCTAACAATGCGGAAGAACATACGCGGAAAAGAATCATAAAAGGAAATCGAGCAAAACGATTGTCAAGTTTCCTGCTCTCGAGTTGCTCGTTTCCATTCGATGGATCACTCTTCCTGATCCAAATGACAAATCATCCAAAGCCGGTCAAGCGAGAAAATCGTGATTTTCTCCGCGTTGAAATCGCGATCCATTCGATCGTCCGATACGAAACGTGACCGAATCCAAAGAATATCGAAAGATGAGCGacggaaaaattattgatttatcagAGACAACGTGTTGAAAACACGAGAAAACAAACTGCCAGGAATAATTCTGTGAATGTTGTTCTTGGACGAAAATAAGTATCGctatatttcacataattgTGCAACTCTCATCCTTCGCGAGATTAACAGTAATTTGATTCGCGAATAAAGTTtttgaatgtttttaattttctcttcaatgtttttaattttttcttttgatcgaTCCTGTATAAAATACTTGAATATAACACacagataaaaagaaaagtacgGAAAAGTAAGTaaagtttttttctattcgacAATGATAGTAGTAGTAAGAGAAATTCTGTATAGTGAATAATAAATCGTCTTTGATCCAATCCTATTGTCAGTAGCGACTCCATTTTGTCCCTCTGAAGTAAAAGAGTCACGTGAACGTTAAAACGatgtaaaatcaattaaaatggaATAGAATGTAAAAGATACCTTACAAAGAAATTAACTtactgatatttaattaaaaatactgatatatgtattattttaacatcttgtataaattttacattgtatCATAAgtttatcaaatattgataatacttaaaaatattaaatatatatttgaaattgtgtATTTGAGCAAAGAACAgctttaataaacaaaattatacacaAAATCCAAAATGCAGTAGAGAGAACAACAAATctcgtaaaaatttatcaagaattGAGAAATGTTCATGAGACAGGTGCTTGCAATAATTGTTTGAATATGATCGATCGGTACATCACAAGTGAACACAATCTCGCactccattaaatttaatatttatactgaATAAAACACGCAGAAATACTTTCAATATATGTGTACAcgttattcatataattccaATAGTTAGGTTCGCGCGATCGTAGTTATGTATGTAAGTAGCCTCTGATAATGCATATGTCGTGTGACAAACCATAATCCAACAGCATATGATGTGACACAGAGCGTATAGCTAGCTCTCCGCGGCTCTCGCGTTGCGGAAAAATCAATAACAAGCGTGGTCTGGCATGGCGCGTCACTCTCTCAGGTGCTTGGTTGTGAGGAAGGAAGCCGGCCTGCTAACCAGCCTAGCCAGCCATCCTACCGTCCGATCGAGCGGACGATGGAAACGAGTCACCTGCGGCACACACTGTGTATTGTGGTGCACGATCGAATTCCCGCCTTCTCTCTAACCATATACACGTTCCAAACGTTACCGCTCTCTATACACATGCTTACGCGGAACTCAGTcgcattatatgtatataactaTATGTATGTGCACTAGCAGCACAACGTGAAACACACGCAAAGTTTGCGCGTATAATGCGCCTGCGCGTCTCGTGACGTGCAAACTATGAAAAGAGGGACGAAGAGGGAGGGATACGATGGACGGAAGAGGAAAGAGCTGGAAAGAGCAAGCGAGAtagagaaggagagggaagaaaatgagaaagaaagagaaaaacggAATGAGAAGTACACAAAGAGGGCGCGAGAGAAATAAGCAATATGGCGAGTGTAGAAGTGAGACAGAAAGTAACCGAAGTAAGTTgatggaaaggaagaaaggaagaaaggaaggaagtaTGTCGGATGCTCGATGCAAATGTATAGAAGCATTTACACGCGTGGTCTTGTCGCGACCAAtgaagagaaagggagaagggTGAAATGAGGAAGCGATCGGCGGCTTTAGTACatatgaagagagagagaatcgtgCGTAATGCACAGGCGCATCGTTAACGATACAATATACGGTGTAGTTGGTGTACGTACCTCGTCTTCACCGGTGGCCACCGTGTTGACGGAGTCCATACTCTGTGAGAGCGGTGCGTCCATGATGCAAGCGAGTTTGCTGGATGGTCCGGGGTTTCCGGGGGCTGCGGTTCGAGCGGGTGGCGGTGATGAGTCCACCGTATCCCGTCTCGGGCGTTTTAAAGCGGGCGGCGTTATGGTTGTACCGGCGAAGACGACAGGCGCCTCCAGGACGTATCACTGGAAATAACCCTTTTCTCGCGAGAAACCCAGGCGTTTCgcctccttcctccttctccaccTTTACTCCTTTCCTTTCCGTATCTaaacgcgcgcgcgcacgtaTGTATGTGTGTCGGTTCTACTTTCTTCCGTTctaccctctctctctctcttctttttcgtcgTTTCGCTTCTTCCGCTTCCTATTATGTTTCTTCTTCGTCGCTTGCACCTCCACCTCCACCGTCACtacctcctccacctccagCCCTATAACAGCGCGGTGCTGCTACCGTTACTCTCGTTGCACCTGTCACGCGCTGCAAGGGCGTCAGGAAAGACCGATGCAGAGAGaaagtaagagagagagagggctaGAGAGAGAACGAGACGGTCTGAGTTGTAGGTAGAATGTGTATGTAGCCTGCAGGTGTTCCCACGCGTCTATTTTAGAGCAATCGATACACCGTGCCCGTGGAGGAGGGCCAAACCCAGAGAACGTGCTCTACCGTGGTAGTTCGTCGACGACACTTGTTCATCTACCGGCAAGTAGTAGCCCATGCAGCAGCGAGGTATAATCCGCTCTCTCTTCACGTATTCCGTTATATTCACGTTTAGACGATACTGATTAATCGCGTATTAATCGATCACGCGAACGGAGATGGATGAGCACGGTAACGTTGACCGACGATCTGGATCCGGATGTATCCGCGCGGCGATGTATGCAGACAAGAAGCAGGTAACGACAATTCGCATTAGACGTAAAACGCGTTTTTCGCTAGCGCAGCGCGTGCGTTCGTCGTATGTTCTTTAtgtgtatttgtattatattcctTTGCGTTTATGTAGTAGATTgaaagatatgtatatatgttatgtTGATTgattttgtatatgtatacaattgTGTGGTGATTAACCAATTAGAGAGACCGAGCAGGAAAGACGAATAACTCGGCGAGGGACGAACGAAAAAACGTAGACCGCgatttataaatgaacaaCACACCGGTCAGGCaagtaagaataataataatatattgttacgtAAGCACTGCGACACGACTGGTACGCAGGTTGCCGATAGACTGACGGACTGCGAACGAACACGACGCTTGAGACGGGTGCGCGCGCGGGGTCGAATCGCTGTCGGTGTTGGGGTGGGGCGAGGTGGGGTGGCCCACGGGCTACTGGGTCGGGGTAGGTGAGTGGGTGGTATACAGGGGTGGGGGTCACGCACGAGGTATGATGAGGGGATCAAGGGGCAAGGCACGCGCCTAGAGGGGACTCGCCCTCCCTATTTTACCTTTTCCTCTGACGATACTGGCGGTGACTCCAGCGAGGAAATTGTGAATTCTGGTACTATCAAATGGAAATATGACAGAGTTTGTTAAGGAGACAAAATGAAGAATTCTCCAGTTTTGTTGGTGTTTGctccttttttaattctacgaAAATGTATCTTCGTAGAAATTGTGTTGATAATAACGTTGCTATGGTTAGTAGTACGTTATATGGAGGAGCGCGCGTTTCACCGCGACGCGTTCAACAATATACACTGAGGTTAATCGATCGTCTGTAAATTGATACCTACGAGtcataaatttccttttttatgcattaagtttattcatatatgtaaacgatttttattttttaatatgtatacttatttttttgaatattttatttagaaatattaatattttatgatatctaaaataaatctaagagaaatatgaatatttataaaaaatatgtttaatcttaaaaagatattatttttagaaattattatagtattagttttttaattttaaatattgaaaaaataacatgtacattttattttatatttaattttgttattcatttctagcagaaatataaatttctaactaTACAAAGCATTGTCACTCGATAATTGtccaaaattgaaatatatttatatttgtttttttacaatctgtatttttcatagaatACAGGTAGTATTGAGCTCTCGAATagaatgagagaaagagagagaaccaCTGCGCGTTGTTCCGTTCAACTCGAAAAACTTTATAACCATATGCTTTCCCCATGACAGGTGGAAGTCATACGCTGCTTTCCTTGAGATTAGTAAGTGAAGAATATTATTGGTTTTCCTATCGcagattatttcgaattagatTTGATAAAACTTCTCATCAACTTCTCAAAAAGATGAATAATTCAACACGATAAAACATACTTTAATtcctattttctatttttttatttctttttctgcttttttaatgttgaaattttgaaaaacaataatgactttaaatgaaatttttcaaatagaagcaattctttttaaagcaaatttttaatattgataagataaatgtttaatttcgttctctttattttaaaaaagaaattatattgaatttcaattataaataatcaatgcaGTTCGTTAAAAAGCAAAGATATGAGATGagcatttcttaaaaattatatattaaaaaaataatttttttaacagaaaatataacaaaaaataaataaaaaaattttctctatgAAAGAAATTGTAGTCACAATATAGAAAGTAATATGATTGTAAGTTCGATAGAcatatattgaagaaaatgttttattgatAACCTATTGCTTGAATCGATCGTTGGTTCTACATCTGCAATACAGAATAACCGTATTTAGATACGGTTAAATGGTTTTAATCTAATTACATCATGTAAAcacaaagtaataataattaaatacaattatttttgcatatgataccttatgtaaaaaaatatgaaatgactTGCATATGATTACTGCAGCATAAATTTAAGACGAATATGCATGCCatgcattatatttatctcgCTCGATAATCATTCATATGttcaaaaacatatttaaaataatatttcatagtgatttaaaaaacattctatttcgttatttttacaattatactattaaataaaataagatttcgaatatacgaatttataaatttatacatattgtcttaatttaataattaattaatttttaataatttgtttataataataaaattataataaaaaatcataatttatttcaatatacaaatatatataaatttcaaaagtcatatattatttttaaatataaaaaaaaaaataaaaaatatgattctcaaaaatcatttacacaaattttaatactatttttatttttataaaaaacattctaATATGCttcaaattaattgtaatgtctacaataaatattttatatggcCGTTAtcgattttcatattataaattaatttaaaaagaaccTTCACTAAAAAatcgttaatatatatatatataaataaataaattccaatacTCTAAATTAACCTATATATCTGATTTTCAACTCGAGTATACTGATGATATGTAATTTTCTTCAAGCAAAatcaaacattattattaaataataaattgatagttttttgataaaaatattgactcatcaatttttttattgaaatattaaattccttgaaataattattttttttattctaattacacaatataacaatatttaaaattgcagatattacattatttattacctaatattgaatatttaattttattggttATCTGTATATTGTCCAGTTTTGGGAATTAATATTCActatatttattcaagaaaGGTTTAATGgttactatttataatattaattaggtaaattaaaagaaattttatattcatatttacttacaaaataaaaagaaataaattttcaatcgtatAAATGAAAACTTGACTTGTTCTCTTATTAAGAAATGGCGCGAAAAATGGCTAGAAGtgatttaatacttatttagCTTGATGCTTGTATGGAGCTCATCAAGCtaacaaatgatattattaaaaaaataactttgtttagtgatttattttataattattttgcattaaaagtaaatatttttctcttttaaattgtaagtaataaaaaggttaataatatactaaataaataaaatagataaataatcttattcaTATAgagatataacaaataattttattttagatatttaaaatggataatGATAGTGATTCTGATatagatgatattttaaatgatctcTTAGCTAATAGTgaagtagaagaaaataataaatcacctTCAAAAGAAACTCTGAAAGAATtagactttaattttttagataatacttctaaattaaataatgaaaataaatctattgatgttcaaaaaaaaaatgaaattcatgatGATATACTTGATTCTTCAGATGATGAAGATAgacgatattttgaaaaacaaaaatattctaattatggacgtgatataaaatctttattaaagaaagaacctattaaaaaaaatgaagataaaccATTATCATGTAAAACAAGTAGTAAAACATTTGATTTTAgtgcaacaaaaattaataaaaatgcaaatatgaataataatatcacaGTTATTTCTAAAGATGTTTATAGTGATCCATTTTTTGGATTGAGAATCATTAATCCAATTGTTTCTTCAGCAGAATTAAAAGCACGTATGATTGATAAAGTACCAGTTAcagtatcaaaaataaaatatcatcttaATTCTGAAAATGTAGAGAAAGATTGGGTAATTGCAggagtattaataaataaatctctacCGAAAACTTCTCAAAAGGGAACTTCATATTCTATATGGAAAATAAGTgatttatctgaaaatataaacacTATAAGCCTTTTTATGTTTAGTAATGCTCATAAAACTCTTTGGAAAACAACTATTGGAACTGTGATAGGTATTCTTAATCCAAATATCTTAGAATCTAAAGACAATTTTGATTTAGCTACATTATCAATTGATAATCCTCAAAGGATCATGATTCTTGGTAAATCTAAAGATATGGGAAAAtgtaaatcaaagaaaaaaaatggagaacaATGTAAttctattgtaaatattagtCGATgtgaattttgtttatatcatgtgaaaaaagaatataaaaaatgttctcTTAGAGCAGAATTACAATCATTTAGTAACACTcagaatttttcaatagatatgttaaaaaaaaagacacgaCAACAACAGAAaccatttttaaacaatatgcCTGAATTTCATACTGTTGTTGCaacaaaaagcaaaaaattagaagaaaaagatgctAAACGGTTAGCATTACTTTCAGGAAGTCAgaagaatgataatttaattaataaaaatttaaataatataagaaatgaaaatgaaaaagtaggAATATCAgaacaacaattaaaaaaaaattttgaacaaataaacaaatcaaGAGGTTGGAAAGTTGCTCTATTATCTCAAGCATCTCTAAAttcttgcaaaaataataatatggaaaaaaaagatttaaatatggTTTCTTCAAATCCCCATTTAGGTATTGGTTGTCAAAAAGGAATAATAGATTTGTCACAACCTATaactaaaaaacaaattaatattgctaaaaaaaatgcaGTTAATTGGgttaaagaaaatggaaaaatcaaACCTAAGGATCCAAATAAAATACGTTtgaacaaagaagaaaagttagaaagggggaaaaaacgaCTAAGAGAGCcagaaaatgatgaaaagcaagaaataaaaaaaccaaatatattatcag is a window encoding:
- the LOC107999242 gene encoding protein MCM10 homolog: MDNDSDSDIDDILNDLLANSEVEENNKSPSKETLKELDFNFLDNTSKLNNENKSIDVQKKNEIHDDILDSSDDEDRRYFEKQKYSNYGRDIKSLLKKEPIKKNEDKPLSCKTSSKTFDFSATKINKNANMNNNITVISKDVYSDPFFGLRIINPIVSSAELKARMIDKVPVTVSKIKYHLNSENVEKDWVIAGVLINKSLPKTSQKGTSYSIWKISDLSENINTISLFMFSNAHKTLWKTTIGTVIGILNPNILESKDNFDLATLSIDNPQRIMILGKSKDMGKCKSKKKNGEQCNSIVNISRCEFCLYHVKKEYKKCSLRAELQSFSNTQNFSIDMLKKKTRQQQKPFLNNMPEFHTVVATKSKKLEEKDAKRLALLSGSQKNDNLINKNLNNIRNENEKVGISEQQLKKNFEQINKSRGWKVALLSQASLNSCKNNNMEKKDLNMVSSNPHLGIGCQKGIIDLSQPITKKQINIAKKNAVNWVKENGKIKPKDPNKIRLNKEEKLERGKKRLREPENDEKQEIKKPNILSDKFKEIMQTKSTHTDLIEKSYEQEKDKYFNKLEMKEKLEEKMLTTYKIPCKAVKCLVCKYISFSASDMCKDQKHPLCVIDAIKRFFKCADCGNRTVSLDRIPSHSCIKCSSSNWIKAAMMDERKTNVSITALSIRGDEETYIGSMIKDANLNLLVPENDK